From the genome of Kosmotoga arenicorallina S304, one region includes:
- the ord gene encoding 2,4-diaminopentanoate dehydrogenase: MAYRVLVWGLGAMGSGIAKNIMEKEDLRLVGAVERNTEMFDKDVGIAIGDKEYGCKVYSDIELAIEKTEPDIAIIATNSFVKEVLPKIKIVAKHHVNIITIAEEMAYPFHSHPEESEIINSIAVKNGVSILGTGINPGFVLDLLIVTLTGACLNVERIEARRVNDLSPFGKTVMETQGVGTTPEEFEEGLKKGTIVGHIGFQQSIRMIADALGWELTKIEEIREPIISNTERKTPVVHVKPGMVAGCRHIGRGYMGDKKVIELVHPQQIHPEVENVETGDYIDIYGDPDIHMSIKPEIPGGKGTIAVATNMIPHVVEADPGLLTMLDLPVPSALFKEIKG, translated from the coding sequence ATGGCTTACAGAGTTCTTGTATGGGGCCTTGGAGCTATGGGAAGTGGCATTGCGAAGAATATCATGGAGAAAGAAGACCTCAGATTGGTTGGTGCAGTTGAACGTAACACCGAGATGTTTGACAAAGATGTTGGAATTGCCATTGGAGATAAAGAATACGGATGCAAGGTTTACAGTGATATTGAACTTGCTATCGAAAAGACCGAACCCGATATTGCCATTATTGCGACGAATTCATTTGTAAAAGAGGTACTGCCGAAGATTAAGATTGTAGCCAAACATCACGTGAATATAATTACAATTGCCGAAGAAATGGCATATCCCTTCCATTCTCACCCGGAAGAATCTGAGATTATCAATAGCATAGCTGTAAAAAATGGAGTTTCTATCCTTGGAACAGGGATTAATCCGGGTTTTGTATTGGATTTGCTGATCGTGACGCTTACCGGTGCCTGCCTGAATGTTGAAAGGATTGAAGCGCGTAGAGTTAATGACCTTTCGCCCTTTGGAAAAACTGTTATGGAAACCCAGGGAGTTGGAACAACTCCTGAGGAATTTGAAGAGGGTTTGAAAAAGGGCACTATTGTTGGCCATATTGGCTTCCAGCAATCCATCAGGATGATCGCAGATGCCCTTGGATGGGAGCTCACAAAAATTGAAGAGATCAGGGAACCCATTATTTCAAACACCGAGAGAAAAACCCCCGTTGTTCATGTAAAACCTGGAATGGTTGCAGGATGTAGGCATATCGGCCGCGGCTATATGGGAGACAAGAAAGTCATCGAGCTTGTCCACCCCCAGCAAATACATCCCGAGGTCGAAAACGTCGAAACAGGAGATTACATAGATATCTACGGCGACCCGGATATCCATATGAGTATAAAACCGGAAATTCCCGGCGGAAAGGGAACGATAGCCGTTGCTACAAATATGATTCCCCATGTTGTTGAAGCTGATCCGGGGCTATTGACAATGCTTGATTTGCCTGTCCCCAGTGCTCTTTTCAAAGAAATAAAGGGGTGA
- a CDS encoding ornithine aminomutase subunit alpha: MAEMRKDDFLQRSNHLQNMTDEELDRYFWELAEKIVDPLIELARTHTSPSIERSVLLRMGFNSFEARAIVEKVFDLGLLGKGAGHIVYRAASELRKPVLETGKELASGEHWDIIERLFKGVKE, encoded by the coding sequence ATGGCTGAAATGAGAAAAGATGATTTTTTGCAGAGAAGCAATCATCTTCAAAACATGACCGATGAAGAGCTTGATAGATATTTTTGGGAACTGGCCGAAAAGATTGTGGATCCTTTGATTGAGCTCGCAAGAACTCATACCAGTCCATCTATCGAACGCTCTGTTCTTTTGAGAATGGGTTTTAACAGCTTTGAGGCGAGAGCAATTGTAGAAAAGGTCTTTGACCTCGGATTGCTTGGAAAGGGTGCAGGGCATATTGTATACAGGGCGGCCTCTGAATTGAGAAAGCCAGTCCTTGAAACCGGCAAAGAACTTGCCTCCGGAGAGCACTGGGATATTATTGAAAGGCTCTTCAAGGGGGTGAAAGAATGA
- the ftsZ gene encoding cell division protein FtsZ produces the protein MSFEINYGKDDQKVRLPAIKVIGVGGAGGNAINRMISQGIHGVTFIAANTDVQVLENNKADIKIQLGNHLTRGLGAGGDPEIGRQAAEESLDEIVKYIEDTDLLFITAGMGGGTGTGAAPVIARAAMDLGILTIAVVTTPFFFEGNTRLKVAAMGLRNLRDTVDTLIRISNNKLLQELPPSTSIVDAFAKADDTLHHGIKGISELITKRGYINLDFADVESILRKAGTAMLGIGIGHGERRAEDAARAAMGSKLLEKPIDNAMGIILNVSAKNITLREMNIAAAIVRQNCSEDADVKLGLIVDNDMPDDELHVTLIAAGFEAEEGEMMGDTADIPAIYRFGLDTQEDEEV, from the coding sequence ATGAGTTTTGAAATAAATTACGGTAAAGACGATCAAAAAGTTAGACTCCCTGCCATTAAAGTAATAGGCGTTGGAGGTGCAGGCGGAAACGCCATTAACAGAATGATTTCGCAGGGTATTCACGGGGTAACCTTCATAGCCGCAAATACCGATGTGCAGGTTCTTGAAAACAACAAGGCTGACATCAAAATACAGCTTGGTAATCACCTGACCCGTGGGTTAGGAGCAGGCGGCGATCCTGAAATTGGTCGCCAGGCTGCTGAAGAAAGCCTTGATGAGATTGTCAAGTATATCGAAGACACCGATTTGCTTTTCATCACAGCGGGTATGGGCGGTGGTACTGGTACTGGTGCCGCTCCTGTGATCGCAAGAGCGGCAATGGATCTCGGGATATTGACCATCGCTGTGGTTACCACACCCTTTTTCTTCGAAGGAAACACGCGCCTGAAAGTTGCAGCAATGGGATTGAGAAATCTCCGGGATACTGTTGATACGCTTATCAGGATATCCAATAACAAGCTGCTTCAGGAATTGCCACCAAGTACTTCAATTGTTGATGCCTTTGCAAAAGCCGATGATACACTCCATCATGGCATAAAAGGTATTTCAGAGTTGATTACAAAACGTGGTTATATCAACCTCGATTTTGCTGATGTTGAGTCTATATTAAGGAAAGCTGGTACTGCAATGCTCGGAATAGGCATCGGGCACGGCGAGCGCCGAGCTGAAGATGCCGCCAGGGCGGCAATGGGAAGCAAACTTCTGGAAAAGCCCATTGACAACGCTATGGGAATAATCCTCAACGTATCTGCAAAAAACATAACGCTGCGAGAAATGAATATAGCGGCAGCCATTGTACGTCAAAATTGTAGCGAAGACGCCGATGTAAAACTCGGACTGATTGTTGATAACGATATGCCAGATGATGAACTGCACGTAACCCTTATTGCAGCTGGATTTGAAGCAGAAGAAGGCGAAATGATGGGCGACACGGCTGATATTCCAGCGATTTACCGATTTGGTCTGGACACACAGGAGGATGAAGAAGTTTGA
- the ortA gene encoding 2-amino-4-oxopentanoate thiolase subunit OrtA — translation MKAIKGQWVQIHAVILKPGERAPQVPEDTKKVPLEMRIKGYLLDEEAGIGDSVCIETASGRKVEGTLVAIEPEYTHNFGKHVPVLAEIDREFSKLMNSLKESERK, via the coding sequence TTGAAAGCCATAAAAGGGCAATGGGTACAGATTCACGCAGTTATTCTGAAGCCAGGAGAACGTGCTCCTCAGGTGCCAGAAGACACCAAAAAGGTGCCTTTGGAGATGCGCATCAAAGGCTATCTCTTAGATGAGGAAGCCGGCATAGGCGATTCCGTATGCATTGAGACCGCCTCTGGAAGAAAAGTTGAAGGGACTCTGGTTGCCATTGAACCAGAGTACACCCATAATTTCGGAAAACACGTTCCTGTTCTTGCTGAGATCGACCGGGAATTCTCTAAATTGATGAATTCTCTGAAAGAGAGTGAAAGAAAATGA
- the ftsA gene encoding cell division protein FtsA has product MPRGRDYIVSIDVGTNTIKGVVVSVEQSGQILLEAYGSVKSVGLDKGDVKDAVALKQSIQKLIDDLTGQMKREIEAEFRISFTDGAYSVFSESIEEILSEEKPIVVTQNTIDDIMADIVKKKLQGNLNIHKRYVRKYIIDDEKVVFNPVDMSAKKLDLEMVFVSSEGGATEIFRRLFEELLGSDEFLLLPSLISGAEAVLTDTEKQHGVACVTLGHAFSEMVIYKENLPMHICRIPVGVRHIVRDIAMVLGTSMDEAERLLVTNGYASMHPPSSESIVEYFGLDERTRKRVTVKKLSTIIYARVKELLNKIRREIQLFLSENNQFIEEGIPGGIVFTGGGAKLRGLSDTGIESLKMPVRVGTYDTSFNPRIENGEDTVNDPIFSSCLGNLIGEQESNMVAPVLGEQRKRRSFVDFIKSLFFGGVEDEF; this is encoded by the coding sequence ATGCCGCGGGGAAGAGATTATATAGTTTCAATTGATGTTGGAACTAACACCATCAAAGGCGTTGTGGTAAGCGTCGAACAATCGGGTCAGATCCTTCTTGAAGCTTACGGGAGCGTGAAATCCGTCGGTCTGGACAAAGGAGATGTCAAAGACGCCGTTGCTTTGAAGCAGTCGATCCAGAAGCTCATTGATGACTTAACAGGCCAGATGAAAAGGGAAATCGAAGCTGAATTTCGAATTAGTTTCACAGATGGCGCTTATTCGGTGTTTTCTGAAAGCATCGAGGAGATTTTGTCTGAAGAAAAGCCCATCGTGGTAACTCAAAATACGATAGACGACATTATGGCCGATATTGTTAAGAAAAAGCTTCAGGGGAATTTGAACATTCACAAGCGGTATGTCCGCAAGTACATTATTGACGATGAAAAAGTGGTGTTCAATCCCGTTGATATGTCCGCAAAAAAGCTCGACCTTGAAATGGTCTTCGTTTCCAGCGAAGGTGGTGCTACGGAGATATTTAGGCGCCTTTTCGAAGAACTTCTCGGGTCTGATGAGTTCCTGTTGCTCCCTTCTTTGATTTCCGGTGCAGAAGCGGTGCTAACAGATACTGAAAAACAGCATGGGGTAGCCTGTGTGACTCTCGGACATGCCTTTTCTGAGATGGTGATTTACAAGGAAAATCTTCCGATGCATATATGTAGAATTCCCGTTGGCGTGCGGCATATTGTGAGAGACATTGCTATGGTACTCGGAACATCCATGGATGAAGCAGAAAGGCTGCTTGTAACAAATGGCTATGCGAGTATGCACCCACCCTCATCTGAAAGCATTGTTGAGTATTTCGGACTTGACGAGCGCACCAGGAAACGAGTAACTGTCAAAAAGCTTTCCACAATTATCTACGCCAGAGTGAAAGAATTACTGAATAAAATCAGGAGAGAAATCCAGCTCTTCCTCAGTGAAAATAACCAGTTCATTGAAGAGGGAATCCCCGGTGGAATTGTTTTCACCGGCGGTGGAGCAAAACTGAGAGGGTTGAGCGATACAGGTATAGAATCGTTGAAAATGCCTGTGCGTGTAGGGACATATGATACGAGCTTTAATCCAAGAATCGAGAATGGGGAAGACACTGTAAACGATCCCATTTTCAGTTCCTGCCTTGGAAACCTTATTGGCGAACAGGAGTCAAACATGGTTGCACCTGTTCTTGGAGAACAGAGAAAAAGAAGGAGTTTTGTCGATTTCATAAAATCCCTCTTCTTCGGAGGTGTTGAAGATGAGTTTTGA
- the ortB gene encoding 2-amino-4-oxopentanoate thiolase subunit OrtB, translating to MKDRSYSAVMARKNEIMKDSVGIDYDKYRITDIAFDYERMMEEVGYSLEEVEEIQRETGVGNTPLIELKNITKLVRQISASGRGARIFLKDEAANPSGSFKDRRASISVYKAKELGFKGVIAATSGNYGAAVASQAAKRGLKCIVVQETFDSRGIGQPEILEKGRACEAYGAEVVQLTVGPELFYYFLLLLEETGFFNASLYTPYGIAGVETLGYELSKQCRNLTGKDPDYVVVTHAGGGNLTGTARGLRKAGAYETKVVGASVNLSGLHMASDRDFNRKSFTTGHTGFGIPFAVYPDRSDVPRNAARVLRYMDRYLLVSQGEVFYVTEMLARLEGMLRGPAGNTSLTAAISLARELPEDAVVVVQETEYTGAGKLPSAQLSFAIENGVEVLRGDPFVLDKPGKRIVIPEKPEQIKAMDFPLDRLRKSYLKELVKRGYHKLAEEDLKFLSVDLRLNEDKIVEMFEEVLNNG from the coding sequence ATGAAAGACAGATCATATAGCGCAGTAATGGCACGAAAGAATGAAATAATGAAAGACTCGGTAGGCATTGATTACGACAAGTATAGAATTACAGACATAGCCTTTGATTATGAACGAATGATGGAAGAAGTGGGCTATTCTCTTGAAGAAGTGGAAGAGATACAGCGCGAGACTGGTGTTGGAAATACCCCTTTAATTGAGCTAAAAAACATCACAAAACTTGTAAGGCAAATATCAGCCTCTGGGAGGGGCGCGAGGATATTTCTGAAGGATGAAGCTGCCAACCCATCGGGAAGTTTTAAAGATAGACGGGCTTCCATAAGTGTTTATAAAGCGAAGGAACTGGGTTTTAAAGGGGTTATTGCAGCGACCAGCGGAAACTACGGCGCAGCGGTGGCGTCCCAGGCAGCAAAAAGAGGATTGAAGTGCATTGTCGTTCAAGAAACTTTTGACAGCAGAGGTATTGGCCAGCCTGAAATACTGGAAAAGGGCAGAGCATGCGAAGCTTATGGCGCTGAGGTGGTTCAGCTCACTGTTGGTCCTGAGCTTTTTTACTATTTTTTGCTTCTCCTCGAAGAAACTGGATTTTTCAACGCCTCTTTATATACCCCGTACGGCATAGCTGGAGTTGAAACATTGGGTTATGAGCTTTCAAAGCAATGTAGAAACCTTACAGGGAAAGACCCTGACTATGTTGTTGTTACCCATGCTGGAGGCGGCAACCTCACGGGTACGGCGAGAGGCTTGCGTAAGGCTGGCGCTTACGAAACAAAAGTAGTTGGGGCAAGTGTGAATTTGAGTGGTTTGCACATGGCAAGCGATAGAGATTTCAACAGGAAATCTTTCACGACAGGGCATACCGGATTCGGTATTCCTTTCGCGGTGTATCCAGATAGGTCAGACGTCCCCAGGAATGCAGCCAGAGTGCTGCGTTATATGGACCGGTATCTTCTCGTAAGTCAGGGTGAAGTTTTTTATGTTACGGAAATGCTGGCGCGGCTTGAAGGTATGCTGCGCGGACCTGCTGGAAACACTTCATTGACAGCTGCTATAAGCCTTGCCAGGGAGCTGCCTGAAGATGCCGTCGTGGTGGTTCAGGAGACCGAATACACTGGTGCGGGAAAATTACCCAGCGCACAGCTTTCCTTTGCTATCGAAAACGGTGTCGAAGTTCTTAGAGGCGATCCTTTTGTTTTGGATAAACCCGGAAAGAGGATTGTCATTCCTGAAAAACCTGAGCAAATCAAAGCAATGGATTTTCCCCTTGACAGGTTGCGCAAGTCCTATCTAAAGGAACTCGTGAAGAGAGGTTATCATAAGTTAGCAGAGGAAGATTTGAAATTCCTTTCTGTTGACTTGCGGCTCAACGAAGATAAGATCGTAGAAATGTTCGAGGAGGTACTGAATAATGGCTGA
- a CDS encoding DUF4894 domain-containing protein, whose protein sequence is MLRRRVIALLLCIEVIWIISLANMLVEVVFTEPHEVVTRLYTLDDNQARKIIFPYAFRRKWRIDIIIPPGVEKIGEGKYLLDSARYIVYLDGRYYWMGRKQLVDFAVQDEIERFPIISGLEFTKEESGYTLAKSDEPFFRVIDSIYGNTMFLRRLSGVDYKSGTLFFRRGVVLKVFDWETLLEKQQEVIEEIINAEDTSEYLLFSDGKLMRVR, encoded by the coding sequence ATGCTAAGGCGAAGAGTTATCGCCCTTCTTCTTTGTATTGAGGTAATATGGATTATATCGCTAGCTAATATGTTAGTTGAAGTGGTCTTCACAGAGCCGCATGAAGTAGTAACCAGGCTCTATACATTGGATGATAACCAGGCGCGCAAGATAATTTTTCCTTACGCTTTCAGAAGAAAGTGGAGAATTGATATAATTATTCCACCGGGAGTCGAAAAAATAGGTGAAGGGAAGTATCTCCTTGACTCCGCCAGATACATAGTCTATCTGGACGGTAGATACTATTGGATGGGAAGAAAGCAATTGGTTGATTTTGCGGTTCAAGATGAAATTGAGCGCTTCCCAATAATAAGCGGCCTTGAATTCACCAAAGAAGAATCTGGATATACCCTGGCGAAATCCGATGAACCTTTTTTCAGAGTGATTGACTCCATCTATGGCAATACCATGTTTTTAAGGAGACTCTCTGGTGTGGATTATAAAAGCGGAACTCTTTTTTTCCGACGTGGAGTTGTTCTAAAGGTTTTCGATTGGGAAACTTTACTTGAAAAGCAACAGGAAGTAATTGAGGAAATAATCAATGCAGAAGATACTAGCGAATATTTACTTTTCAGTGATGGTAAACTGATGAGGGTGAGGTGA
- a CDS encoding GspE/PulE family protein has protein sequence MRIYKRLGELLLERGLITPGALQQAVSIQQKVGKPLGEVLVGMGMISWEDIYAALSDQYGIELMEESPNLIPTELLKMIPKSVAERLKVIPVEYLPEEDTLVVITTDVLKVPQIQKEISFLTGHKVKVYLITPPLFDNLFHSSYEETTSSEMIEHTFEAEEEDLMEEETEEGVEDTPVVKFINSVLDNAIRSDASDIHLEPYEKLAVTRFRIDGVLRKILTYPKKAHNSVVSRIKVMCGLDISERRLPQDGKFFLKRSGGEQYDFRVSTMPTVHGEKIVMRILKVSNAKKQLNELGLSDYNFNRFERLLKAPHGIILISGPTGSGKSTTLVGVLNEVTSEKVNVVTAEDPVEYTIDGVTQCQVNSEIGLTFARYLRSFLRQDPDIIMVGEIRDRETAQLAIEASLTGHLVFSTIHTNSAAGAVSRLINMGVDAYLLGASLIGVVGQRLVRKLCSNCKVKIPLRDEGVKVARKLFPDRNEFFEFVSGSGCTECRGTGYKGRTAIHEVLIVDDNMRKLIVRNASDFEIEKSARETGMITLYEDGILKVVEGITSVEEVNRVAFEV, from the coding sequence TTGAGAATCTACAAAAGGCTTGGTGAACTTTTGCTTGAGCGCGGTTTGATAACACCCGGCGCCCTTCAGCAGGCCGTTTCGATTCAACAGAAAGTGGGGAAACCCCTTGGCGAAGTGCTTGTGGGTATGGGAATGATCTCCTGGGAAGATATCTATGCCGCCCTTTCCGATCAATACGGTATAGAACTCATGGAAGAAAGCCCCAACTTAATTCCCACTGAGCTGTTGAAAATGATTCCAAAATCAGTTGCCGAAAGGTTGAAGGTTATTCCGGTTGAATATTTGCCTGAGGAAGATACTCTGGTCGTTATTACCACCGATGTACTGAAAGTCCCCCAGATTCAAAAGGAAATTTCCTTCCTTACCGGGCATAAAGTAAAAGTATATCTCATAACTCCTCCGCTTTTTGACAATCTTTTCCATTCCAGTTATGAAGAAACGACTTCCAGCGAAATGATCGAGCACACCTTTGAAGCCGAAGAGGAAGACTTAATGGAAGAGGAGACCGAAGAAGGGGTCGAAGACACCCCTGTTGTCAAATTTATAAATTCTGTCCTTGATAATGCCATCAGAAGCGATGCCAGCGATATTCATCTTGAACCATACGAAAAGCTTGCTGTTACCCGGTTTAGAATAGATGGCGTTTTAAGAAAGATTCTCACATATCCTAAAAAAGCTCACAATTCAGTTGTCTCCAGAATAAAGGTCATGTGTGGACTTGACATTTCCGAGAGACGTCTTCCCCAGGACGGCAAATTCTTTTTGAAAAGAAGCGGTGGTGAGCAATACGATTTCAGGGTATCAACCATGCCCACTGTTCATGGCGAAAAGATCGTTATGAGAATTCTCAAAGTATCAAACGCAAAAAAGCAGCTTAACGAGCTTGGACTGAGCGATTATAATTTCAACCGTTTTGAAAGGCTCTTGAAAGCTCCTCATGGAATTATCCTCATTTCCGGGCCCACTGGAAGCGGTAAATCCACTACTCTGGTCGGTGTGCTTAACGAAGTTACTTCCGAAAAGGTTAATGTTGTTACCGCTGAAGATCCTGTTGAATATACCATCGATGGAGTTACCCAGTGTCAGGTCAACAGTGAGATTGGATTGACCTTTGCCAGGTATTTGAGATCCTTTTTGCGACAGGACCCGGATATAATAATGGTTGGTGAAATCAGAGATAGAGAAACAGCACAATTGGCTATTGAAGCGTCATTGACGGGACATCTTGTCTTTTCTACCATTCACACCAACAGCGCTGCTGGCGCTGTATCAAGGTTGATAAATATGGGTGTCGATGCTTATTTGCTGGGTGCTTCGTTGATCGGGGTCGTGGGACAAAGGCTTGTTCGAAAGTTATGCAGCAATTGCAAGGTGAAAATCCCCCTCAGGGACGAAGGAGTGAAGGTTGCCAGAAAGCTATTTCCGGACAGAAATGAATTCTTTGAATTCGTTTCCGGCTCTGGCTGTACAGAATGCCGTGGGACGGGATACAAAGGAAGAACCGCAATCCACGAAGTGCTGATAGTCGACGATAACATGAGGAAGTTGATAGTGAGAAATGCCTCTGATTTCGAGATAGAAAAATCAGCAAGGGAAACGGGGATGATTACGTTATACGAGGATGGGATCCTGAAAGTGGTCGAAGGGATTACCTCCGTAGAAGAAGTGAACAGAGTAGCCTTTGAAGTATGA
- the oraE gene encoding D-ornithine 4,5-aminomutase subunit OraE codes for MTLKPNEKLKVEEILKDLEHYRPRRRGWSWRKPLPGGTKVGYFEYDQISEPLQNSIPLPAAHYFGNIDPQPDPVITSEIASGRFEDDIRRMRMAAWHGADHIMVIRTLGQSHMDGLIEGTPEGIGGIPITRKQLRATRKALDIIEDEVGRPINFHSYVSGVAGPEIAVLFAEEGVNGAHQDPQYNVLYRGINPIRSFVDAAVAKKIMAWAGILQIDGAHNANASAKMAWKVMPELLVQHAINCIFSVKAGMKKENIALSTVPPVVSPAPEFKMNFIYALTVRELFKDYKFRAQMNTRYIESDLFDATRIHVLDTLISRLTKADLQSTITPDEGRNVPWHINSIRGVETAKHTLLALDGIKGLLKVNEETVRPKIRELKMRAILFMEEMLEIGGYFEAAEKGFFVDNGYYPERMGDGIARPKDVGIGAGSVVAREPDYFAPVCEHFGYNNLPKNLEKPCDLIGGCTFHNPDKIQFIDELDERDNVYLRLEKVIEEREEGLLAPEVEWWQDGWIQLDMTIPDDEPHAEAAAIAIAKKLGLQEPTVISKTLLHPSEGTYVELKAKVPFKLKREELTLPEKPKTLPEEEISEFISKHPMKVVAGTAGNDEHSVGIREILDIKHGGIEKFGIKYTYLGTSVPPEKFIDAAIEIGADAILVSTIITHNDVHVENMKKIHELAIEKGIRDKIILIAGGTQINNDLAVSCGMDAGFGRGTKGIHVASFLVKRKREMIK; via the coding sequence ATGACCTTGAAACCCAATGAAAAGCTCAAAGTAGAAGAAATACTGAAGGATCTTGAACATTATCGCCCAAGGAGAAGAGGCTGGAGCTGGAGGAAGCCACTTCCTGGAGGTACAAAAGTGGGCTATTTTGAATATGATCAGATCTCTGAACCTTTGCAAAACAGCATCCCTTTACCAGCAGCACATTATTTTGGAAACATAGATCCACAGCCAGACCCTGTCATAACTTCTGAAATAGCTTCGGGGAGATTTGAAGATGATATTAGGCGCATGAGGATGGCTGCCTGGCATGGCGCTGACCACATCATGGTCATTCGAACCCTGGGGCAAAGCCATATGGATGGGCTTATAGAAGGCACTCCCGAAGGGATCGGTGGCATCCCTATAACCCGAAAACAATTGCGTGCAACAAGAAAAGCCCTTGATATTATTGAAGATGAAGTGGGCAGGCCTATTAATTTTCATAGCTACGTGAGTGGAGTTGCAGGACCGGAAATTGCAGTTCTTTTCGCCGAAGAAGGGGTTAATGGCGCTCATCAAGACCCTCAGTATAATGTCCTTTATAGAGGTATAAACCCTATTAGATCCTTTGTCGATGCCGCTGTTGCAAAAAAAATCATGGCATGGGCGGGCATTTTACAGATAGATGGGGCGCACAATGCCAACGCATCGGCGAAAATGGCCTGGAAAGTAATGCCTGAGCTTTTAGTTCAGCATGCGATAAACTGTATCTTCTCTGTTAAAGCGGGCATGAAAAAAGAAAATATTGCCCTTTCCACAGTTCCACCTGTGGTTTCTCCCGCTCCTGAATTCAAAATGAATTTCATATACGCCCTGACTGTCAGGGAACTCTTCAAAGATTACAAATTCAGGGCGCAGATGAATACGCGCTATATTGAATCGGATCTTTTCGATGCTACGCGTATACATGTCCTTGATACCCTGATTTCAAGATTGACAAAGGCCGATCTCCAATCAACTATCACCCCTGATGAAGGCAGAAATGTCCCCTGGCACATAAACTCAATAAGAGGTGTGGAAACGGCAAAGCATACCTTGCTGGCCCTTGATGGAATAAAGGGCCTGCTGAAAGTAAATGAAGAAACTGTGAGACCAAAAATAAGGGAACTGAAAATGCGTGCAATATTGTTTATGGAAGAAATGCTGGAGATCGGTGGATACTTTGAGGCTGCGGAAAAGGGCTTTTTTGTTGATAACGGCTATTACCCCGAACGAATGGGAGATGGAATTGCCAGACCTAAAGATGTTGGTATTGGCGCTGGCAGTGTTGTTGCAAGGGAGCCTGACTACTTCGCCCCGGTTTGTGAGCATTTTGGCTATAACAATCTGCCAAAAAACCTTGAAAAGCCCTGTGATCTTATAGGAGGTTGTACTTTCCATAACCCTGATAAAATACAGTTCATAGATGAGCTTGATGAACGCGACAACGTTTATCTCAGATTGGAGAAGGTCATTGAAGAACGGGAAGAAGGGCTTCTCGCACCTGAGGTGGAATGGTGGCAGGACGGCTGGATACAGCTGGATATGACCATACCTGATGACGAACCTCATGCAGAGGCAGCCGCAATAGCTATCGCAAAGAAATTAGGGCTCCAAGAGCCTACGGTTATAAGCAAAACCCTGCTTCACCCGAGTGAAGGCACATACGTGGAACTCAAAGCAAAAGTTCCCTTTAAGCTGAAGCGTGAAGAACTCACATTGCCTGAAAAACCTAAAACCCTGCCGGAAGAGGAAATAAGCGAGTTCATCTCGAAACATCCCATGAAGGTCGTTGCCGGTACAGCTGGCAACGATGAACATTCAGTGGGAATTAGAGAGATTCTGGATATCAAACACGGAGGCATTGAGAAGTTCGGTATAAAGTATACTTATCTTGGCACAAGCGTTCCACCGGAGAAATTCATAGATGCGGCAATCGAAATCGGGGCTGATGCCATTTTAGTTTCCACGATAATAACCCACAATGATGTTCACGTTGAAAATATGAAAAAGATTCACGAACTGGCGATTGAAAAAGGGATCAGAGACAAAATAATTTTGATAGCCGGTGGTACCCAGATTAATAACGATTTGGCAGTAAGCTGTGGAATGGATGCTGGTTTTGGGCGTGGAACAAAGGGTATTCATGTTGCGAGTTTTCTTGTTAAGAGAAAAAGAGAAATGATTAAGTAA